The genome window AGGAATAGAGGAACCATTAAAGTCTACAAAGGCATTATTAGCTCTTACATCACTAGCGGCAAAGCACAAGCCAGCAGGCAATGCATCTGTAATGACTAATGTGTTGCTATTGTTTAGGTTCTGAAAATCAATGGTGTAACTAAAACGTTCACCTGTCTGTATGCTGGGTACTTGAGGTGTTGATTTTTGTATACTGGCTTCACCGGTAGTATTGCTAATGCTTATGGTTTGAGCGTACAGGCTGCAATTCATTAGAAAAACCCCAATGACTATTAAAACATATTTCATGGTACTATTCTTTATACAATTCAAATTTTAAAAAGAAAATGTGCTAACAGAAGAATTGTTTATTGTTGGTAAATATATAAGTACTCTATACGATTTAAAAACTAAAATGTTGATTAAAACTATAATTGTCAACAGTATATACCCATTCATTTTTTGTTCAGAATTAGCTATGGTTGTTGTTTTTAATGGAGTACAGTAGCCGGCGGTATCTGCTATTTTATTTGTTTATGTAAGGTTCCGCTTTCGCGAAAGCGGAACCTTTAAAGTTTATTTCTTAATAAATTTTAGAGCTTTCCACTGATGATCAATTTTTATAGCTATGATATAAATACCGTTTTTAAGATCTTGAGTATTAATACCTGTTGCAGTATTGTAATTGTTATGAGACATTTTTCTTCCTTTGAGGTCATAAATGATATATGCAAGACCGTCAATTTGTTCTCCAGAGATATATAACTTATCGATAGTAGGATTAGGATATAGTTTTAATAAGTCTTCTTGTACCGCCACCTCATTACTAGAGAGCGTTGTACAACCGCCGCAATTAGCTTGTTCATAGTAGAAAAATTTACGCTCACAAGGATTGTAACTTATAGCAATAGGGCACCCGTTACTGTAATAGTCTACGATTCTGGTGATCACCCAGTCGCATCTTAAATCGTTTATATTAGGAGGTGTATCATTAAAACCAAACTGGTTTGATATGCCGGTAATGTTCATGTTAGGAAAGATACCAGTGGTTAGACCTCCGTTATTTTCATGAAAATACATTCTGCCGCCAGAAAAATTAATGTTCAGCGGGTCACTTATTAGTAAGTCTATATCACCGTCACAGTCCACATCGTAAAACTCAGGTGTGGGAAAACTACCTCCGTCTTCTGGGATAAACGGACTCGTTATACCTACTCCAGAGGATATATAATCTTGTGGAGCTACTAAATCGAGGTAAGGATAAGAAGCAGCCCCATTATTTTCATAGTAAGCAGTACCGGGAAACAGCATGCTTTGAGATGAAATTACAATATCCGGTAGTCCATCACTATTCACATCTCCTACGGCCATAAGAGCTGGGCCAAAGGTATAATCTAGCGTTCCCACTAACAAACCAAGACCAAAACTAAAGTTCCCTGCACAGTCGTTAAAATAAACTCTAGTCTCTGCATTAACACCATATACGACTATATCTAAACAGCCATTGTTATTCCAATCGTAGAGTCTATAAGAAAGGGCATTTGTAATATTTAAGTTTACTGGTGGAAGGTTAAAGACGGGAGTGGTGTTTGTCCCGGCGGTATTTTCTAACCAGTATAAAACGGGAAAACCGTTACTGCTATTAATTTTAGTATACAAAATGTCAGTATCACCGTCATTATCTACGTCGCCGTATTCTTTATCTTTAGTGTCGAAACGGTCAGTATCTAGTTCCTGTGCAATGGCGAGGGGAAATAAAACACCTTCGGCGACTTGATATGGTAAGAAGTTCAATGGTTCACACTGGTCTAATGGTGAGTCTATTAGAAGTGCTACTCGATTGCTTGGGATAATAATACCAGTGCCAGCGTCGCAATTTATTAAATAGGCACTATTAACGGCCATAGAACCAGTATTTATGTTAATAGAAGGTAAACTAGCACTAATGTTTATTTCAAAGCTACCACCAGGTGCAAGTATGGTATTGTTTTCATAAAAAATAGTTTGCGTATTTAAGTTGGGGTTATTACTTCCCGCAGTAACTACATTGCAATTAAAATTTGCAGGGTTCACACCGTTTGAGGGTGAAGTATTCAAATAAGATGTTGCGAAATCAGGTGCGTTTGAGCTTAAATTTGATAAAGAGAACGTACTATTTCTACTAAGAACTGTAGGATAAAATACATCGCCCATGGCGGGTAATTCGTCGATTATTTGAAATTGTGTTAGCGTCTTGTTGCCTAGGTTTTCAATTGTCATTTTATAATAAACATCTAGGTTGCAAGTAGGGTCATATATTAGCGAGCCTTGCTGGAAACTGTTATTATCATTGGATATTTCTTTCTTGAAGTTTATGACAACTGTTTCAATGACATTAACTTTAGCAGCATCTGTAATTACGGATAAACTATTTGCTGTGTTCACTATTGTAGCGATGTTATCTATGTTTCCGGGCGCAGTTAACGCTTTTACCTTTACTTTAACGAGCGCACAAAAGAATTGATTTGCTGTATTTATACATTCAAATATGGTGGAAAAACTAGAACAATTTTCAGCTAGGTTTATTGCATCCCATGTAAGCGTTTGACCGTTTTGATTGAAGGTTGTTCCCGTGGGCATATTGCTATTATCTACAGAAATAAATTCATACTTAGGATCTAAGATATCAGTTAACGAACCAGTAAAATCTAGGCTGCCGTTATTTTGAATACAAATTTCAAACTCTAGCTCGTCAGTAGGAACTACATTAGTGATTGAGCTTACAAACGCATTATTGGTATTGGCTTTACGTACTTTTTTTAAAGCACAAAGTTTAACTTCCTCTGCAGCTACGGTAAATGAGGCACAACTGTTATTGTTAAAAGGCATATTTGCGGCAGGAGCCTCTAAAACTACTTGAGCTTGAAAGTTTGCACAATTAGTTACTACATCACCTACGTTCAGTACAGGGTCCAATGTAAAAAGTATTGTTATATTTAACTGGTCTCCAGGGAATAGTACTGTGTTGGTTTGAGCAGTAAGTTGTAAACTATTTCCTGATGCCATGAAAGGGAAAACACCAATATAGCCGTTACTCAAATTCATAGGTATAGCAGTATTCCCATTTAAGATTAAATCAAACAGCATATTGCTGGATGCGCTATTTATGGTACCGTTAATAAATATAGACTGAGGCAGTATATCATTAGGTAAATTATCTATAATGTCTAGCAAAGCCACTGGTCTGTTGTCTGTATTGGAGTAAAAGATAGTATAAGAACCCTGACAACCAGCGACAGGATTTGCCATTAAAACGTTTTTAAATATAGAGCTGCCCAGCGATGGTGGCGGTAAATTATCTACTGCAATTACTGTTGCCGTATCGGTCGCAATAGCTGTCGTAGGTGTGCTACCTAAAGGTGTTCCATTTAACTCAACTATATTAGGTATTACTTGTCCGTTTGTAAATGCTGGACAATTACCATAATCTACCTCTACAATAAACTCTACATTTTCAAACGGATTAGCGCCTATTAAGTTGTTATTGAATGTTATAACGTTAGTAGCGGGATTAAATGTTCCAGGGCCACTTATTAAGATAGCTGTCGCGCAGGGTGGCGCAACTATCTCCGATATTGACGGGTTCACTAGATTCAACATTCCAAAGGTAATTCCTTGGTAAGCAGGATCTTTTTCTACGGTAATTTTAAATCGAGCTTTTCCTGCGGTTGTAGGAATAAAGAAATTGCCACTTTGATCAGTAACCGCAGGAAATAGGGGTGTCTTTGAAATCTCACCCCATGGATTAACGGCAGCTGCGGTGCTGGTAAG of Nonlabens sp. Ci31 contains these proteins:
- a CDS encoding T9SS type A sorting domain-containing protein, whose amino-acid sequence is MKKTALLFLFVLSTWHLQSQTISASSLTGEATIQKSTPQRTSIPTGEPLAYKIDFQNLNQANTLTITDVLPAGLCYSASDIIADNTFIDFNGNPISSPIAGLIDTSALPTVVFNIPNNIQRGSFTITVTFCAGITADGFNVTNNISAVYTASSGTETFATSTGLTSTAAAVNPWGEISKTPLFPAVTDQSGNFFIPTTAGKARFKITVEKDPAYQGITFGMLNLVNPSISEIVAPPCATAILISGPGTFNPATNVITFNNNLIGANPFENVEFIVEVDYGNCPAFTNGQVIPNIVELNGTPLGSTPTTAIATDTATVIAVDNLPPPSLGSSIFKNVLMANPVAGCQGSYTIFYSNTDNRPVALLDIIDNLPNDILPQSIFINGTINSASSNMLFDLILNGNTAIPMNLSNGYIGVFPFMASGNSLQLTAQTNTVLFPGDQLNITILFTLDPVLNVGDVVTNCANFQAQVVLEAPAANMPFNNNSCASFTVAAEEVKLCALKKVRKANTNNAFVSSITNVVPTDELEFEICIQNNGSLDFTGSLTDILDPKYEFISVDNSNMPTGTTFNQNGQTLTWDAINLAENCSSFSTIFECINTANQFFCALVKVKVKALTAPGNIDNIATIVNTANSLSVITDAAKVNVIETVVINFKKEISNDNNSFQQGSLIYDPTCNLDVYYKMTIENLGNKTLTQFQIIDELPAMGDVFYPTVLSRNSTFSLSNLSSNAPDFATSYLNTSPSNGVNPANFNCNVVTAGSNNPNLNTQTIFYENNTILAPGGSFEINISASLPSININTGSMAVNSAYLINCDAGTGIIIPSNRVALLIDSPLDQCEPLNFLPYQVAEGVLFPLAIAQELDTDRFDTKDKEYGDVDNDGDTDILYTKINSSNGFPVLYWLENTAGTNTTPVFNLPPVNLNITNALSYRLYDWNNNGCLDIVVYGVNAETRVYFNDCAGNFSFGLGLLVGTLDYTFGPALMAVGDVNSDGLPDIVISSQSMLFPGTAYYENNGAASYPYLDLVAPQDYISSGVGITSPFIPEDGGSFPTPEFYDVDCDGDIDLLISDPLNINFSGGRMYFHENNGGLTTGIFPNMNITGISNQFGFNDTPPNINDLRCDWVITRIVDYYSNGCPIAISYNPCERKFFYYEQANCGGCTTLSSNEVAVQEDLLKLYPNPTIDKLYISGEQIDGLAYIIYDLKGRKMSHNNYNTATGINTQDLKNGIYIIAIKIDHQWKALKFIKK